The proteins below are encoded in one region of Methanobacterium aggregans:
- a CDS encoding energy-coupling factor ABC transporter substrate-binding protein gives MVNKRAILLLALVAVIVIFPLALYNGKGEDQGYFSGADDQGSEQIESTGYVPWTQSLWEPPSGEIESLLFALQAAIGAIIIGYVFGYWQCQANMKRKREEEGETQKAEK, from the coding sequence TGGCTCTGGTTGCAGTAATTGTAATATTCCCACTAGCTCTTTACAATGGTAAAGGTGAGGATCAGGGTTACTTCAGTGGAGCAGATGATCAGGGAAGTGAACAGATAGAATCAACAGGTTACGTGCCATGGACCCAATCATTATGGGAACCACCAAGTGGTGAAATTGAAAGCCTTCTCTTCGCACTTCAGGCAGCAATAGGTGCCATCATAATTGGGTACGTTTTTGGATACTGGCAGTGCCAGGCAAACATGAAGAGAAAAAGGGAAGAAGAAGGGGAAACTCAGAAAGCTGAAAAATAA